The Meles meles chromosome 15, mMelMel3.1 paternal haplotype, whole genome shotgun sequence genome contains the following window.
ATTATATCAGCTATGGCAAGGCAATTTCGCCAAAGTAATCCTTCCATCTACCTATTCATGCAAATGTAACACCATTAACCGAAGGTGGTTCTCAAGAAAATCTTTGTTCTATTATAAGTATACAATAACTGTTGCTAAACTTGATGATCATCGGAATCACCTGGAAAGCTTTTCCAAAATATAGATTCTCGAGCTCCATCATAAGCACTAAGCTTCCAgtagttctggagcctggaaacCTGTGTTTTTAAGAATTTCCCAAAGTAATTCTGATGATCAGCCAGTACAAGTACACAGCAGGCAGataccacacacagacacacacacacactctctctctcttaatcttTTTCTCACCAGCTTCTGAAAAGAACACACTTATTCTAATGAGAAATTCCTATTATATGTTTGCTTCTCATAATTTAAACTAAAATTTGGCATGGTCAGCCTcggaacaaacaaaacaatgccACCTTACCTGGAACATCTCATTGATTCCCTCTCCAGTCTGTGCTGAAGTTTCAAAGTACAGGAAGCCTTTGCTTTCGGCCCACAGACGCCCTTCACTTTCATCTACACAGCGGTGCTTGGTACAGTCAATCTGAAATAGAAAGttggggggcagagagaagacCCCAACCTTGACCCACTAGCACAGGCCCTGAGGTCTTCATCAATCTTCTTCTGAGGCAAAAACTACTCTTAAATGAACCCCAGCACCAGTATATACAATTACGAGGaccaaaagagacaaaaaaaaatttgccaataTTGAACATAGACTGATTTTCTATGGCAAAATGACAAGTGCCTGCTCCCACACTTCCCACTTTATCCTTGAAGAAAACTGCTCACCTCAACTTCACCTCTGTGAAAGTTGGCTTCATGGTATCTCCCACACTCAAGTCTGCTTTCCATTCCTTTCCATAATCCATGCTGTGTACCTAATTACTGTCCCTTCTCTAATCAAGGCCACAGTGTAATTATTAGGatccccttctcctgctctgtcACTAATATCCTTCCCCACGTATAGCaccagaaaaaaatggataaataccCCAACATATgggaatttgtgtttttattctttatgttttaGGGATGTATGTTTTGAAAATCTGTTGATTCCTATAGTATAGaataaggatttctttttttattttcatttgttccccaAAACTCAGAGCTGCACTCTTCCCATAATGGATCCGGAAAGTTGAGCATACAATGTCCAAAGCAGTTACCTTGTTGGCACACACTGCAAATACAATATTTTCCATGTTTCCGTGAGGTCCAAGATCCTGCTTCATCTCTGCCAGCCACGCATCAAGGGCGTCAAAGGAATCTTTCTGCCCAACGTCATAGACCAGTATTACACCCTGTGTATCCTTGTAAAACTCATTACGAACCTTCACATAAAAGAACAGATGTGCAAATTGGAGGTTTTGTGATTTTATAATCTATCTCACAgtcattaacataacaaagggCGTTCTTTTGTGCATACATAGTATTTGCTATTGTATCTCAATATCTACTGGTCTTTAGCGgactttttataaaatcaaagtaACATGATAAGAAAAACCCTAGGAGGACAAGGTCCTGTGATGAAAGTAACAGCTTCCTGCCTCAGCCCTTCTCACCTCCAGCTCCACTCCCTAGAGGCAATCCATCTTTAGTTCTCATTAGTAGatcttaaaataacacaaattctaTAGAATAAAGCTCTTCTCAGGAAGAATGAAGAACTTCAGGCAAAAATGACATGAGCATCAGCAAGAGGTACGGCCATTTATGTACCAGAGCCTGGAGGAGGCTCCCCAGGATGCTGGGCAGAGCTTCCCTGACTCTCGGGTCTCCACACCAACTTCAGAACTCCAAACTCAGAGCCCCAGTGATGTGATGGCTATAGAGTCACTCTtacttactagttgtgtgatcttgggcaagtcacttaacctctctgtgtctcagtgtcCTCATGTATCAAATGGGGACAGTACTACTTCCTTCACGGGGTAATTCCGaggattacatgagatgatgAAGGCAAAGTACTTAACAGCGCCTGTGAAACAATGTCTATTTGCATCTTCTGCCTTTCTCACCTTCCTCTGATGGTCCACCTTCGATATTTTTGCTAGAAATGGCAACTCACTTCTGGGGCATAACTATAATTCTAGGAAGCAGCAGCACAAAGCATAGGGCACATGAAAGTGGCAGAGGAAGGACAGGTCGAGTGGGTGTGGAGTAACATTGACAGACCAGGGATTTCAGGCCAAAATTCCAGTAAGAACCTTGACAGAGGCCATGTATTACTCATTTGTCTCAGAGAATTCCAGTAGGCACACGCCCATACCAGTCTGTAGTAAGAAATGAAGACTTCTTACACACATCAGGCATGAAATTTAGGTTTCTGGGTACAGACAGACGCCTGGGCCAAGAAGGCAAATGTCTATTAATTTGTAGAAACAGAAGCAGTTATCTCCTAAATTAAAACCAATTAAATCACAAAGAATTAAAGTGATGAACAGCAGGTCTTCTCCCCTCAGTCCTCAAGGTCCTCAGCCCACCTGCAGAAGTGAAAatgggcctctgccttcttccccgAAACTCTCGCTGCCTTGGCTCCCATACGCCACGTTCTCGGGTTCTTTCTTGTGGTCTCTTACCAACTCCTCCTCTCTCCATTGCTCCCACTCCAGTTGGCTGCTGTAATTCCCCTAATCCCATCCCAGGCCTGCAGCCTTTCTTTTCCAATCCTTCCTTCCAACTCAGACAACATAACCACCTGCATAATTTCAACTGGGAGAAGCTCCAAGGTGAGCCTTTTCATTTGTGCTTCCAGACCTGCGTTTCTAGTTAACCCTAGACTCTCCCCGCTCAATGTCTTGCTGGAATCTCAAATTCAATATGTACAACAGGAAACCCTCCAACTTATTCCTTCCcaatcttttccttctcttgaacTTCTAGTGATGAAAGGAATGCACCATTCTCTGAGCCATGTGGATTGAAAGTCTAGTGTTAACCTTTGctgctttcctctcctttttcacTCTGCAGGTACAAGCAATCCCGTAGGGCCTGCCTCCGCCAGATTCCCTGCACCTGTCACTTCCTTTCCGTTTCTGTGTGCCAACATTAAACTACCTCTTGACTACTACTGTAAGAATTTTCTAAGTAACCTCCCAGCAACATTATACACAttacatatttatcttttcaaagccCTGGTTCAAAAATTCTTTAGCGTTTCCCTACTGCCAACCCcttaaatttcaaattcttttaactGGTGTTGAAAGTTTCTGATCAGTCCTCCACCAGCTTTCCAGTCTTATCCTCCTCCTACCTCCTGTCCTTCAAAGTGGATAGTCTCTCATTCCCTAAACCTGCCCTGTGTCTAACTCCCTCTCGAAACAGACACCTCTTTatctttaatctttcttttttttttaaagattttatttatttatttgacaggcagagatcacaagtaggcagagaggcagatagagagagaggtggaagcaggctccccgctgagtagagagcccgaatgcggggctcgattccaggaccctgggatcatgacccgagccgaaggcagaggctttaacccactgagccacccaggcgccctttatctTTAATCTTTCAAGTTTAGCTATAACACTGCATCTTTCACGGAGTTTTTCCTTCCCCACACCTTATCATCtaacccccaacccctgccaaaCAGGCTCTAACCCCTATATCCCTGAAATACCACAGCCTTTGTGCTTCTAGTAGTGTTCATATTACTTCCTGTCTGGTTTTATAGTTGGTAGCACGTACAGCTGCCTTCCCCAGTAGGCCGCAAGTGACAGACATGTGTCTTGATATGTCCGTCTTTGTGTCAGCCAACAGGGCCTACCAGGTGTAAGTATTCAAGACATTTTAAATCAAGAAGAGCTGAATGTAGGGAATGTAAGAAGAAGCCAAAgaatttcaaaatgcaaattatgCTATCCAGAGGGAGATTTGTGTGTAAATAGAGGTTTAGGCAAGCCTCATGGATTTCTCTTTCAACTGACTCAAGTTCAAGTCTGGGCTCAGCAACTGGCTACCTCTGTCATCTTGAGTAAGTGGTTTTGCCACCTCCAGCTTTGGTGTTCCCATCTGCAAAATAAAAACGGAGAAGCCTCAACAGTCCCCCATGGCTCTCTTATTCTCAGCCCCCAAACAGCTCTCTGATGTTAGTCCTAGAAGTCTTGCAGCACCCAAAGTTTAATTAAATAGGATGCTAAGGGATTATTTCTTAGGGCAGAGATGGCAAACTTTCTAGCTTGTAGGCCACAGAAAGCTGTTAGTTTAATATCACTCGGGTCTCATACCAGCAAGTCCCAGAATGATGTGTGCATCAGTGGAAGCAAAATCACTGTGAAGATACAGGCCTGGCATTCCCTCACGTTCCTCTCTTTGACACTGTCCTCTGAGAGTGGTCTCTCACAGGCTAAGCACACTGGCCTCTCTCAGTAGGCCCTTTGGGTAAACCTGTCGAGAGGACAGATGACAGTAGTAGCTTCAACGGAAGACAGGCCTCCAGGACGGGGGGAAGCCAGGGGTCATGACAATGGCTACAGACGCTTCACCCGCTGTGTGCTGAGCAAAAATATACTTTGGTCAGTTTGGGGCTTAGGGAGGAGATGGCTTTGGTCTTGTCAAAAAGGAGGGTTTGAGTTACAGACAAGTAAATacttgacaaaaaagaaaaaatcgaAGCTATTCAGAGAAAAGTTACTTCAGAAGTGGTGATTTCAAGAAACTTCTATTAATTACACTGGGGGGACAGCTATTGTAATTTCAGTTTGCATCGATAAGACGTCTAGCGTCTAATGACAGAAAGTAAAGGAACACTCAGTGTTTTTCACAGACAATATCTGGAATGTCGTGCTCAGTTGTCAGCTTCCCGTTAGCCAACTAGAGGTTATCTACCAAGGATGTTGAGAAGCCTAGCTGGCTGGGGCAGGACTAGAAAATATTTTACCGAAAAGGAGCGGATTAACAAATATTAGAAAGGTTATACGGTAGAAGCACAGACTCAGTCTATGTTGTTCCAAAAACAAGGCCAAGATCAATAGTGAAAGTCAAAGGAAGACAGCCTTCAAAAGGGCGTTGTTAATCTAGAGTTTTTAACGGTGAAAAGGATGAACTTGTGAGGCAGTGTGACCCCATCATGAGAGACATTCATTCTCCAAACTATTACAGTCTGTGTCACTCAAAACTATCCTTTGTATCACATCATGCCTGGATTCCCACCAATCTACATAATTCTTACTTATCCATCAGTGCCTACTTTAAATGTTGCTTCCTTCAACAAGACTTCCTGTCCTCCCAGATACTAGCCTAGATATTAAATGCTCCCAAGCATTCTGTCATTTGTTTAACATCCGTCTTCTCTGACATATTTATGTTCCACGAGGACAGGGACTGTGTATGACCAGCGTCCAACACAGAAACTGACACACTGGTATGCGGTGAATGAATGGTGGCCATCGATCAGGAAGGTATAAAGCATAAAAGCAAGAgtcctttgaaatttaaaatttcttatctAAGTGTTTGAAACATTAGCAATGGAATTTCCTACCACTATCTAAGGGGATGGAACAAAAGACCAATAGGTTTCCATTCAGTTAAGGCTCAGAAAGGAAGCCACACCCACCAGCTAAATTCACCTAATTTTATACATGATTTGCATACTGGTAGTTTCTAATAACTCCGGACCTTTCCCTAACCCACTGACAATACTGGACGCAGATTTTCTCAAAAAGGCTCTCTTACCTCATAGAAGAAGGGATGGCCAGCCATATCAAAGATGTTAACTttgatttctctgtctctgacttgTACCCTGAAATGTTCAAGTGAAAACAATTCCAAAGAAGGTTATGGCTTCTGCATTCCCATTGAAAACATTtacatcatttattaattttaaaaaggtatgtaTATGAAATTTAGAAGAGGCTTTCTTAGTGCCTCTTCTTGGTAACAGATAATCATTACAACAGAAGCTGGTAATTTGGCAGATCATCTTGCCCTCCTTATTTTCCGAACACTGAGCCCAGGTAATAAGCACCCTCATTTACCTTCAGCTTACCTCAAGATACTTCAGTCTGTCACTGACTGATACTTCAGTCAGTCACCACTAACAAATGGTGGCTATTACCATGGAACTAAGAAAACTGATGTGGGGCAAGTAGGActgagaggaaggaaaataaaatattttcacttaagAAGACATCTTAATTACTAGTGGTTATGCTTGGTTACCACCCAGAACAATAACTAAAGTGTTTTTGTTGATCTTCATTGATCAAAAATCACTAAAGTGTTTTGCGATCTTCATTGAGCAAAAGCAAGTCAActtgttttcaaaaatttttaaatagagaaaagaacaaaaaggaaaaataataaccaTTCATATTAGAATTAAATACTTTCAACATGGTAGCATATTTGCATCttgacctttttattttttttccagaaaaatcacTACTggcaaaaaaattaatgaaatattgtaAGTATTTCAAAcactaaagaaaaatacaaagatgaaagTTTAAAATTTATCCCGAATCCTAACACCCAGAAAAAACCTTCGTCAATATAGATGAACATCACTGCAGTCTTCTTCTATGCATAGATACGACTGATGagcataagtattttttaataaaaatgagattatcctattttaaaataaaaagtatgaaatGTACTTGTTAttgaatttaacaaaagaaaaaggaactgaaGTGAACTAGAATTATTGAACTTTAAATACGTTTCCTCATCACAAGAAATATTTCCTAAAAGACCCCTCTAAGTTAAGAATAGGAATTATTCGCAATAAATTAACAGGGTAGAATCATTATGTTTTTAAGTGATGTGTTTTAGTTTACACAGCACTGACATGAAACCCTCCTCCAGGATACAAAGACATCGGTACTTGCTCTCATTGTCCCTGTACTACCTCCTGGtttgtttattgttattattaccttGTCCGCATCTATAACATCCACTTTCTATTCTGAAATTGTAATTCCTACAGTTGTTTTATATTACTTGTAGACTTAAATTAAGCTAACCACTAATCATTTCTTTATTCCTGAATTTTCTACCATATTTCATCAATTCCAAAATGcatatttgctttcattttaacaTCTGTGAAATCAGGATCCATCTTACAAAAGAGGATGTGAgaacagcaaaacaaaataacaacagagCCTGAGAGCATCTGGAGAAGATCTGGTATAATAATTTATACTAGAAAATTTTGCCTTAAAGAGATAGCAGCTGAGAGGGGATGTAACTAAAGGCCATAAAGTCAAAAATGTATTCACACATTGAAACTCAAAGAGGTTAATTTAATTCAGATGCCAGACAGAGGCAATTActttaagaaaaatgataattCATTACCTCAAGGTTGTGCTTTCCTAGATTATGGCCTGAAGACCACCTGTATCCTTATTATGAGAgactgttaaaaatgcagattcctgtgGCCCATCTCAGACCTGGCAAATCAGAATTTTGGTGGGTGTGTcctaggaatctgcattttttaaaaaaagatttttaatttatttatttgacagacagagatcacaagcaggcagagaggcaagcagagagagagaggggaggaagcaagctccctgctgagcagagagcccgatgtggggctcgatcccaggaccctgggaccatgacctgagccgaaggcagaggctttaacccactgagccacgcaggcgccccaggaatctgcatttttataaacTCTACAAGTAATTCTTCGGCATGTTGGAATTTGAGCTTCACCATGTTGGAAACAGGGAGGATGGAATGGGTATCTATTATTTTGACTATCCCAGAGTATTCCCCTTTCCTCTTGTAGTTGTGGTTCAGATGGGTTCGGCTCTATGTTTAGTGATGCCGCTCTGTTGGCCGTAGTCAACTGAGCTGGGGAAACACACCTGTCCCCACCTGGACAATCAAACCTtctctgagttgtttttttttttttttttaagattttacttatttacttgacagagagaaagacagcaaaagagggaacacaagcaggaggagtgggagagggagaagcaggcttcccgctgagcagggagcgtgatgtggggcacaatcccagaacccggggatcatgacctgagctgaaggcagccactcaatgactgaaccacccaggcaccccttccctgGGATTTTTAAACTTGGAATACTAACTTTGGTCCCTCTCTGGAAGTAAAATTCACACTGTGAGTCTGAGATCTGCTGGAAGCCATGTAGAGGAAGCTATAAAGTGGAGAGAGATGGAGTGAATGATCTGGCTCTATTCTGTCCCTGCTTCCAGCCATCTCTAAGGCCCAGCACCCTTATAACTGAATATGAATTTATTAATATCCTTTATTTAtggttattattgttattattattattttgcttgaGCTGGTTTGACTTGGGTTCCTCTCAGTTATAGCCTCCTGATTCACCATGGGACAACCATCTTTCTCCCAGAAACTTTCAGCCCGAAATAGAATAGTCTGTTGACTAAACGACCACAGTTCTCTGGCATAATATGGTGATACTCATTTCTCAGGGGAATAAATTAGCTACTTACATGGATTCAAAACAGAACAGCCTTAAACAGGATCTCCTGCCATATCACTGATGAAACTCTGTGTCCTGAAGTACAGATACACCCACCACTTTagtccaccttttttttttttttttttaagattttattcatttacttgacagagatcacaagcagacagagagccaggcagagagaggaagggaagcaggctccatgctgagcagagagcccaacgcagggctcgatcccaggaccctgagatcatgacctgagccgaaggcagaggccttaacccactgagtcacccaggcgcccctttagtccACCTTCTTGAAAGCTGCCCTCATATTCTAATCTTGCAAACTTCTTCTTCAGTCCTATCTTACCTAATAATACATAGTTTTTGAGTATCTACTCTGTACAAGCACTGGATCAGGCACTTGGGGATGATTTATACGAACAGCCCCTTCTTCGTGGAGCTTATAATATAGCAGGAGacattaaacatataaaaataacgACATGTGGCAATTTACTCTAAGTACCATAAACAGCATAGAAAAGTTTAATATTTCTGTCGTTTGCAACCAAAAAGAGCCTTCACTAATAAAGGAGGTATTCCAAGACCACATGGGAACAAGACCATTTCACATCTTGAAAAGTCTGACAGATGGAGAGATGAGGGGAAAGGACATTTCAGGTGGACAGAATAAATAATGGCACTGAGACAGGAAAACATGAGGACAGCAGTGCAGTGTGGAGGGAGGGTAAAGTGTGTAAAGGAATGAAACaagagggaagaagaggcagGTTAGGGCCAGAATAGTAAGTCCCTAAAATTCCACCCTCCGGGAGAGTGCTGTATACCTCAATTCTATGCACTGGCAGTATTATTTCCTGCTAATGTAATCCTACCTCCCCAAGCTCAACCCACCCGATTCATCTCCA
Protein-coding sequences here:
- the DNAJC27 gene encoding dnaJ homolog subfamily C member 27 isoform X3 translates to MEANMPKRKEPGKSLRIKVISMGNAEVGKSCIIKRYCEKRFVSKYLATIGIDYGVTKVQVRDREIKVNIFDMAGHPFFYEVRNEFYKDTQGVILVYDVGQKDSFDALDAWLAEMKQDLGPHGNMENIVFAVCANKIDCTKHRCVDESEGRLWAESKGFLYFETSAQTGEGINEMFQG
- the DNAJC27 gene encoding dnaJ homolog subfamily C member 27 isoform X2, with the protein product MEANMPKRKEPGKSLRIKVISMGNAEVGKSCIIKRYCEKRFVSKYLATIGIDYGVTKVQVRDREIKVNIFDMAGHPFFYEVRNEFYKDTQGVILVYDVGQKDSFDALDAWLAEMKQDLGPHGNMENIVFAVCANKIDCTKHRCVDESEGRLWAESKGFLYFETSAQTGEGINEMFQMSLPLLEDRFHPWLTV